One Tolypothrix bouteillei VB521301 DNA window includes the following coding sequences:
- a CDS encoding M15 family metallopeptidase: protein MRPYHKVLIIECGEPLVQIPLELFAVESPHPYERLGAPYGDRSPYFLRKSVVDSLVVAQNYLQQIRPNWLIQIFDAYRPVEVQQFMVSYAFSQALQMRGLSEAKLSPEQLDEIWEEVYKIWAEPSLDEKTPPPHSTGAAVDVTLVDDAGAIVDMGSPIDEMSERSHPSYFGNATDLQAQQFHANRQLLCDVMETAGFKRNPREWWHFSSGDQMWAWLNNEANPDNSLNARYGRLS from the coding sequence ATGCGACCCTATCATAAAGTACTCATTATTGAGTGTGGTGAACCTTTGGTACAGATTCCTTTGGAACTATTTGCTGTAGAATCTCCCCATCCTTATGAAAGGTTGGGTGCGCCTTATGGCGATCGCTCACCTTATTTTCTTCGTAAAAGCGTTGTTGATAGCTTGGTAGTTGCTCAAAACTATCTCCAGCAAATCCGTCCTAACTGGCTGATCCAAATTTTTGATGCCTACCGTCCCGTGGAGGTACAGCAGTTTATGGTGAGTTATGCTTTTTCCCAAGCCTTGCAGATGAGAGGGTTAAGTGAGGCTAAATTGTCACCAGAGCAGCTCGACGAGATTTGGGAGGAGGTTTATAAAATTTGGGCTGAACCCAGTTTGGATGAAAAAACACCTCCACCTCACAGCACGGGTGCAGCTGTTGACGTTACATTGGTGGATGATGCAGGAGCAATTGTCGATATGGGTTCGCCTATTGACGAGATGTCAGAGCGATCGCATCCGTCGTACTTTGGTAACGCGACCGATCTACAAGCGCAGCAGTTTCACGCTAACCGACAACTCCTGTGCGATGTTATGGAGACAGCAGGATTCAAGCGCAATCCCAGAGAGTGGTGGCATTTTTCCTCAGGCGATCAGATGTGGGCTTGGCTCAATAATGAAGCAAATCCTGACAATTCATTAAATGCACGTTACGGACGCTTATCTTAA
- a CDS encoding TspO/MBR family protein yields the protein MIQSWMVIGAVTFSIAVGSFFITPRDVKWFARLTRPRWLVFEPLIPFIWTFIFLCGAASANIVWQQNPGSLRSWLLMGLFLLLEIITISYIPLMLRWRSLKIGEIIGSIGVILGVLLTIAVLPISKLAALLLVPYLIWSPVGTYTTDELIQLNPQDA from the coding sequence ATGATTCAATCTTGGATGGTAATTGGGGCTGTCACTTTTTCAATTGCAGTTGGCAGTTTTTTTATAACACCTCGTGACGTTAAGTGGTTTGCACGGTTAACGCGACCCCGTTGGTTAGTCTTTGAACCACTAATTCCCTTCATTTGGACTTTTATTTTTCTTTGCGGTGCGGCTTCCGCTAATATTGTTTGGCAGCAAAACCCAGGGAGTTTGAGAAGTTGGCTCTTGATGGGTCTGTTTCTCTTGTTGGAAATTATTACTATCTCTTACATTCCACTCATGCTTAGGTGGCGGAGTTTAAAAATCGGAGAAATTATTGGATCGATTGGCGTTATTTTGGGTGTGTTACTGACAATCGCCGTTTTACCAATATCTAAACTGGCTGCTTTACTGCTTGTTCCGTATTTAATCTGGAGCCCAGTAGGAACTTATACTACAGATGAGTTAATTCAACTTAATCCTCAAGATGCTTGA
- a CDS encoding TspO/MBR family protein, with protein sequence MIKSWMVIGGVAFLVALASNIITPNDVKWFKRLQRPRWLTFEAAIPVIWTVVFICGAWSAYIVWEKNPGTTKTWLLMVLYLLLEIVTVAYNPVMLRLRSLKAGTIVGGTGFIVGIILAITVLSVSGWAALLLVPYLLWSPIGTYTTGKMIQLNPKDA encoded by the coding sequence ATGATTAAATCCTGGATGGTGATTGGCGGAGTGGCATTCTTGGTTGCATTAGCTTCTAACATCATTACTCCCAACGATGTCAAGTGGTTTAAGCGTTTGCAAAGACCGAGATGGCTTACTTTTGAGGCAGCAATCCCAGTTATCTGGACTGTAGTATTTATTTGTGGTGCTTGGTCAGCTTATATTGTTTGGGAAAAAAATCCAGGAACAACGAAAACTTGGTTGCTCATGGTTTTATATCTCCTTTTAGAAATTGTTACAGTTGCTTATAACCCGGTTATGCTTCGACTTCGCAGTTTGAAAGCGGGTACGATCGTTGGCGGTACGGGTTTTATTGTAGGAATTATACTAGCAATCACAGTTTTATCTGTTTCTGGTTGGGCAGCGCTGCTTCTTGTTCCTTATTTACTTTGGAGCCCCATTGGTACGTATACTACTGGGAAAATGATACAACTTAATCCAAAGGATGCGTAA